From a region of the Candidatus Brocadia sp. genome:
- the gyrA gene encoding DNA gyrase subunit A — MVERRENIKELFIEEEMKDSYLSYAMSVIMSRALPDVRDGLKPSQRRILVAMNDLGLGPRSKFRKCAKIAGDTTGNYHPHGEQVVYPTLVRMAQDFNYRYPLIEGQGNFGSIDGDPPAAMRYTEARMTEATMIIMEDLERETVDYVPNYDDTRTEPIVLPSKFPNLLCNGCSGIAVGMATSVPPHNVNEICDGIVAVIDNPEITVDELMKIIKGPDFPTGALICGTQGIRDGYRTGRGTIIVRARAHTETSKNGKKSIVVTEIPYQLNRDNILERIAELVRDDQIKGISDIRNESDREGSRLVIDLKKGEDEEVVLNQLYKHTKLQDSFSIIMIALINNRPETLNLKQMLVYYIEHRKVVIIRRTKYLLEKAQARAHILEGLRIALQNIDRIIQLIKTSDSIETARRGLMSEFSLSELQANAILDMKLQRLTGLEQGKIEEEYKKLCADIRGYQAILANEKLVFDLIKKDVDEVKERFGDKRRTEIVGAVTELNMEDLIAEESVAVIISHEGYIKRLPLTSYRKQHRGGKGVSGADMKEGDFIEHLFVASTHDYILFFTDQGRVYWLKVYDVPQMARTAKGRALINLLELKEDENVTSLIPVRDFDERQLVMATRNGIVKKTVLSAYGNPKKGGIIAINLDEGDKLIGVKLTHGKQDIILGTEQGKAMRFSEEDVRTMGRVTHGVKGITLKEDDKVRDIVIVDEQATLLTVCEKGFGKRTDFAEYPVHRRGGLGVINIKTTERNGKVVALIDVRDEDELIMITARGQVIRTPVNTIRSIGRNTQGVTLFSIEDGDKLVSVARVAPEEVKAGDNAEEAARAGADTEEIPDESPQEDGDEG; from the coding sequence ATGGTTGAAAGAAGAGAAAACATAAAAGAATTATTCATCGAAGAAGAGATGAAAGATTCATATCTGAGCTACGCCATGAGCGTCATCATGAGCCGTGCGCTTCCCGATGTAAGGGACGGGCTGAAGCCTTCACAGCGGCGCATCCTGGTAGCCATGAACGATCTCGGTCTTGGTCCCCGTTCCAAATTCCGGAAATGCGCCAAGATTGCAGGCGATACCACCGGCAATTACCATCCACACGGAGAACAGGTGGTTTACCCCACCCTCGTCCGCATGGCTCAGGATTTTAATTACCGGTATCCGCTGATTGAGGGGCAGGGGAACTTTGGCTCCATTGATGGCGACCCTCCTGCGGCAATGCGTTACACCGAGGCCCGCATGACTGAAGCAACGATGATTATTATGGAAGATTTGGAGAGGGAGACCGTTGATTATGTGCCCAACTATGATGATACCCGGACGGAACCGATCGTCCTTCCTTCGAAATTTCCCAATCTGCTGTGTAACGGATGCTCCGGTATTGCGGTTGGAATGGCCACGAGCGTTCCGCCTCATAACGTAAATGAGATCTGCGACGGAATTGTTGCCGTGATTGACAATCCGGAGATTACCGTTGATGAGCTGATGAAAATCATTAAGGGGCCCGATTTCCCGACGGGGGCTCTCATTTGCGGTACGCAGGGGATCAGGGATGGATACCGGACGGGGCGCGGAACGATTATCGTTCGGGCGCGGGCGCATACCGAAACGTCCAAGAACGGAAAGAAGAGCATCGTCGTGACAGAGATTCCCTATCAGCTGAACCGCGACAATATTCTGGAACGGATTGCCGAACTGGTGCGGGATGACCAGATTAAAGGGATTTCTGATATCCGCAACGAAAGCGACCGGGAAGGAAGCCGCCTGGTCATTGATCTGAAGAAAGGGGAGGACGAAGAGGTTGTTTTAAATCAACTCTACAAACACACAAAACTCCAGGATAGTTTCAGCATCATCATGATTGCCCTGATCAATAATCGGCCGGAAACGCTTAACCTGAAACAGATGCTGGTCTACTATATCGAGCACCGAAAAGTTGTCATCATACGAAGAACAAAATATTTACTGGAAAAGGCCCAGGCCAGGGCTCATATCCTGGAGGGGCTACGGATCGCCCTTCAAAATATTGACCGGATCATCCAGTTGATCAAGACCTCCGATTCTATTGAAACTGCACGGCGGGGACTCATGAGTGAATTCTCCCTCTCGGAACTTCAGGCAAACGCCATTCTGGATATGAAACTTCAGCGGTTAACGGGACTCGAGCAGGGAAAGATCGAGGAAGAGTATAAAAAATTATGCGCCGATATCAGGGGATATCAGGCCATCCTGGCGAATGAAAAGCTGGTGTTTGACCTTATTAAAAAAGACGTTGATGAAGTAAAGGAACGCTTTGGCGACAAACGCCGCACAGAGATCGTTGGCGCCGTTACTGAGTTGAATATGGAAGACCTCATTGCCGAGGAAAGCGTTGCCGTTATTATCAGCCATGAAGGCTATATCAAGCGGTTGCCCCTCACTTCGTACCGGAAGCAGCACCGTGGCGGCAAGGGTGTCTCCGGCGCTGACATGAAGGAAGGGGATTTTATTGAGCATTTGTTTGTTGCCTCAACCCATGACTATATCCTGTTTTTCACCGACCAGGGACGGGTCTACTGGCTCAAGGTATATGATGTGCCGCAAATGGCCAGAACGGCGAAGGGAAGGGCGCTTATCAACTTGTTAGAATTGAAGGAAGACGAAAACGTAACTTCCCTCATTCCCGTAAGGGATTTTGACGAACGGCAACTGGTTATGGCAACCAGGAATGGGATTGTGAAAAAGACGGTGCTTAGCGCTTACGGTAATCCGAAGAAGGGCGGTATTATTGCCATTAACCTGGATGAAGGGGATAAATTAATTGGAGTGAAATTAACCCATGGCAAACAGGACATTATCCTTGGCACCGAACAGGGAAAGGCGATGCGTTTCTCCGAAGAGGACGTCAGAACCATGGGACGCGTTACGCATGGGGTAAAAGGAATTACCCTCAAGGAGGATGACAAGGTAAGGGACATCGTGATTGTGGACGAGCAGGCAACGCTGCTGACGGTTTGCGAAAAGGGGTTCGGGAAGCGCACCGATTTTGCCGAGTATCCCGTTCATCGCCGGGGAGGACTGGGCGTCATTAATATTAAAACGACCGAAAGAAATGGAAAGGTTGTTGCGTTGATTGATGTGAGAGACGAAGACGAGCTGATCATGATTACCGCGCGGGGACAGGTGATCCGCACCCCGGTAAATACCATCCGCTCCATCGGAAGGAATACCCAGGGGGTTACCCTCTTTTCTATTGAAGATGGAGACAAACTGGTTTCCGTTGCGCGCGTTGCCCCGGAAGAGGTGAAGGCCGGAGATAACGCTGAAGAAGCTGCAAGGGCAGGAGCAGACACAGAAGAAATACCTGACGAAAGCCCACAGGAGGATGGTGATGAAGGGTAA
- a CDS encoding glycosyltransferase family 2 protein, translating into MDQKFPLSACIITFNEESRIRDCLESVKWVDEIIVVDSLSTDKTVDICREYSDKVYQRAWPGNIDQKNYAMGLAKNDWILSLDADERLSPGLIGEIQDAIRNPGNILGFFFPRRSFYLGRWIYHGEWYPDYQLRLFRRGSGQWQGTNPHGRVVVAGKARYMKHDLYHFNYKNFAHQLRTIDNYSTIFADIMADRGKGFGLFKLLFQPLYKFIKGYFFKRGFLDGLPGFIIATSSAFYIFTKQVKLWERSQNRETKKASEESKR; encoded by the coding sequence ATGGATCAGAAATTCCCGCTATCGGCCTGTATTATCACGTTCAACGAAGAATCACGCATCCGCGATTGCCTTGAGAGTGTGAAGTGGGTGGATGAGATTATCGTGGTGGATTCATTGAGCACCGACAAGACGGTGGATATTTGCAGGGAATATTCTGACAAGGTGTATCAACGCGCATGGCCGGGTAATATCGACCAGAAAAATTATGCCATGGGTCTGGCGAAAAATGACTGGATCCTTAGTCTGGATGCCGATGAGCGGTTGTCGCCAGGACTTATTGGAGAAATTCAGGATGCTATCCGTAATCCGGGTAATATCCTGGGGTTCTTTTTCCCACGACGCAGTTTCTATTTAGGCCGGTGGATTTACCATGGGGAGTGGTATCCTGATTATCAGTTGCGACTCTTCAGGAGGGGCAGCGGACAGTGGCAAGGCACAAATCCCCATGGGCGCGTTGTCGTAGCGGGGAAGGCCAGATATATGAAACACGATCTTTATCACTTCAATTATAAAAACTTTGCGCACCAGTTGCGGACGATAGACAACTATTCCACGATCTTTGCTGACATTATGGCCGATCGTGGCAAGGGCTTTGGCCTGTTCAAACTCCTCTTTCAACCCCTGTACAAATTTATTAAAGGATATTTTTTCAAGAGGGGTTTTCTGGATGGCCTGCCTGGCTTTATTATCGCAACTTCGAGCGCCTTCTATATTTTTACAAAACAGGTAAAGCTCTGGGAACGGTCACAGAACCGTGAGACAAAAAAAGCCAGCGAAGAGAGCAAAAGGTAG
- a CDS encoding lipopolysaccharide kinase InaA family protein has protein sequence MQFFRQVLSFFYSPFSIPDPSAFTGYLSKTIGHVHWLIHSQHSFLVPFLEQVKDATTATLLATPRVRRHQYKKMGEFEITHEGRREPYLVKIYNYPHLLQKMKQCFKHTRGFHEFNTTYLASTRGIPVEVPVACGERKYFFTKESYLIIRKISHSQSIREYFRGNTPLKERRDILRKFGCLAKKMHEAGIQQDAFSLDNFLVYDENGSKKIIVIDFEMVSVRPKSLPVKLCFWYLAKLNREKGNFTNTERIRFLLSYMSYDYAQWKIVAKHIESMTVQIQKIGAKKVSRLCVRRNKKFGVFKSVRFHGFYRRTYSKETLENALHTMEETGKDEISVNHLKILRLTQNSPSGSGNRSLKQLWISANILFALKIDVPVPVGVFKRRLSNGRKKGFLISGMPDNCIPLSQCHDLFSDQKLLFSLARLAEQVSPFGVLSKDLSCQDILVRTQGNRTRCYLANYYSFSINRLPGETNKPVNMQTIRNLFQTHQQINDPRRKRL, from the coding sequence ATGCAATTCTTTCGGCAGGTATTGAGTTTTTTTTATTCCCCTTTTTCCATACCGGACCCTTCTGCGTTTACCGGATACCTGTCAAAGACAATCGGCCACGTTCATTGGCTTATCCATAGTCAGCACTCTTTTCTCGTTCCGTTTCTTGAACAGGTGAAAGATGCCACCACGGCAACCCTCCTGGCAACCCCCCGCGTGAGACGGCATCAATATAAAAAGATGGGTGAATTTGAAATTACCCATGAAGGCAGAAGAGAGCCATATCTCGTAAAAATATATAACTACCCCCATCTGCTTCAAAAGATGAAACAGTGCTTCAAGCATACAAGGGGATTTCATGAATTTAATACCACCTACCTGGCATCGACAAGGGGGATTCCGGTAGAGGTACCTGTTGCCTGCGGAGAACGAAAATATTTCTTCACAAAGGAATCCTACCTAATCATACGAAAAATCAGCCACAGTCAGTCGATACGGGAGTATTTTAGGGGCAATACCCCACTGAAAGAAAGAAGGGATATCTTGAGGAAATTCGGCTGCCTTGCAAAGAAGATGCATGAAGCAGGGATACAGCAGGATGCCTTTTCCCTGGATAATTTTTTGGTGTATGATGAAAACGGAAGCAAAAAGATCATCGTCATCGATTTCGAAATGGTATCCGTGCGCCCAAAAAGTCTTCCGGTAAAGCTTTGCTTCTGGTATCTGGCTAAACTAAACCGTGAAAAGGGCAATTTTACCAACACTGAACGCATCCGATTCCTCCTGTCGTATATGAGCTACGATTATGCCCAATGGAAAATAGTCGCAAAGCACATCGAGTCTATGACCGTGCAGATACAAAAGATTGGGGCAAAAAAAGTATCACGACTTTGCGTCCGTAGAAATAAAAAATTTGGCGTCTTCAAAAGCGTCCGGTTTCATGGATTTTACCGGAGAACTTATTCAAAAGAAACCCTGGAAAATGCGCTGCACACTATGGAAGAAACAGGAAAGGATGAGATTTCGGTAAATCATCTGAAAATCTTACGGTTGACTCAAAACAGTCCTTCCGGGTCCGGCAATCGTAGCCTGAAACAACTATGGATAAGTGCGAACATCTTGTTTGCATTAAAAATTGACGTACCCGTTCCTGTGGGTGTTTTTAAAAGACGGCTCTCAAATGGGCGGAAAAAAGGATTCCTTATCTCCGGGATGCCGGATAACTGCATCCCCTTGAGTCAGTGCCATGATTTGTTTTCTGATCAAAAGCTTTTGTTTTCCCTGGCAAGGCTTGCAGAACAAGTTTCACCCTTTGGCGTCCTGAGCAAGGACTTAAGCTGTCAGGACATCCTCGTCCGGACGCAGGGGAACCGCACTCGATGTTATCTGGCAAATTATTATTCCTTTTCGATCAACCGGCTTCCGGGAGAAACGAACAAGCCGGTCAATATGCAGACAATCAGGAACCTATTTCAGACGCACCAGCAGATCAATGATCCCAGGCGGAAGCGCCTCTGA
- the ltrA gene encoding group II intron reverse transcriptase/maturase — MLKYHSLRDKVFSLRNLYAAFGHVKKNKGKAGLDRVSIKQFESDLENNIQTIHRELKTAIYNPAPVLRVYIPKGRHDKRPLGIPIVKDRVVQQAFRQIIEPIFEKEFSDNSFGFRPNRCCHDAIKRIEQYKQQGYRNILDADIKAFYDTIPHKLIMNSLREKIADGWVLNSIENMLKAGVMENGIVHETNQGTPQGGVISPLLANLIGDIIDKELEKAGYKFVRYADDFVVMTKTKEELPAALQYVKEIIEGKLEMKLNEDKTRLTNFKRGFRFLGYNFMGKNKGVSMKSLDKLKDAVRDITKRTQGVNLQAVIDTLILS, encoded by the coding sequence ATGCTTAAGTATCATTCTTTAAGAGACAAGGTATTCAGTCTGAGAAACCTTTATGCGGCTTTTGGGCACGTAAAGAAGAATAAAGGCAAGGCTGGTCTCGACAGGGTAAGTATTAAGCAGTTTGAAAGTGACCTTGAGAATAACATACAAACTATTCACAGGGAACTGAAAACCGCCATATACAACCCTGCACCCGTCCTAAGGGTCTACATTCCCAAAGGCAGGCATGACAAGAGACCTCTTGGCATTCCCATTGTCAAGGACAGGGTGGTACAGCAGGCGTTCAGACAAATCATAGAGCCAATATTCGAGAAAGAATTCTCGGATAACAGCTTTGGATTTCGTCCAAACAGATGCTGTCATGATGCTATCAAACGGATTGAACAGTATAAGCAGCAAGGGTATCGGAACATTTTGGACGCCGATATAAAGGCGTTCTATGACACCATACCTCATAAGCTTATCATGAACTCCTTGCGTGAGAAAATCGCTGACGGATGGGTTTTGAACAGTATCGAGAACATGCTCAAGGCAGGGGTCATGGAGAACGGCATCGTGCATGAGACAAATCAAGGCACTCCGCAAGGAGGCGTCATATCCCCCTTGCTTGCAAACCTTATCGGTGACATCATCGACAAGGAGCTTGAAAAGGCAGGATATAAATTTGTCCGCTATGCCGATGACTTCGTTGTCATGACTAAAACGAAAGAAGAACTCCCTGCCGCCCTTCAGTACGTCAAGGAAATCATCGAAGGGAAACTTGAAATGAAGCTGAACGAGGATAAAACCAGGCTCACCAACTTCAAACGAGGCTTCCGGTTTCTCGGATATAATTTCATGGGCAAGAACAAGGGTGTAAGCATGAAATCCCTGGACAAACTCAAGGACGCCGTCAGGGACATCACCAAACGCACACAAGGCGTCAATCTGCAAGCCGTCATTGATACATTAATCCTGTCATAA
- a CDS encoding transposase has translation MPKNKLFWTRIAKAGLITNYLLRWGIEHCFKELKDTFCFDHYQFRHINKIERYWNLCLVAWTLTYWIKQNAYFAKILETKPTTFNEIKQAVNTMLEFAATNALSKNEKLANGYFKIKSKRLKKKCAA, from the coding sequence TTGCCCAAAAATAAACTTTTTTGGACGCGAATTGCGAAAGCCGGGCTAATTACCAACTACCTGCTCCGTTGGGGCATTGAACACTGTTTCAAGGAATTAAAGGACACCTTTTGCTTTGATCACTACCAGTTCAGACATATCAACAAGATTGAGAGATACTGGAACCTCTGTCTTGTTGCATGGACTCTCACCTACTGGATCAAACAAAATGCCTATTTTGCGAAAATCCTTGAAACGAAACCCACCACCTTCAACGAGATCAAACAAGCTGTCAATACTATGCTCGAATTCGCCGCCACCAATGCCTTATCAAAGAACGAAAAACTTGCCAATGGCTATTTTAAAATTAAATCCAAACGCCTTAAGAAAAAATGCGCCGCTTAA
- a CDS encoding peptidoglycan recognition protein family protein, with protein MYRKIFSILTRNLIGFGNRAVHPGEGIIQCLSLTMIIIASGLCISLLFFPGAKVKWANRHVTFDKSFHAQNLDHLCNTDVNHRPWEYIVIHHSATTKGNAARFDYYHREKRKWEHGLAYHFVIGNGSFSGDGEIEVGNRWKRQIHGAHTANAACNRVAIGICLVGDFENSDIPTENQIESLVRLIQYLSRKYSIPSSNILQHKQIHQKCTACPGKNFPFAEIKTRLLQIASKRNDLIQEL; from the coding sequence ATGTATAGAAAAATATTTTCCATACTGACGCGGAACTTAATAGGCTTTGGAAATAGAGCGGTACATCCCGGCGAAGGAATAATTCAATGTCTTTCGCTAACTATGATTATAATTGCGTCGGGGCTTTGCATTTCTTTGCTCTTTTTTCCCGGCGCAAAGGTTAAATGGGCTAATAGACATGTAACATTTGACAAGTCATTTCATGCGCAAAACCTCGATCATCTTTGTAACACTGATGTAAATCACAGACCATGGGAATATATTGTTATTCATCATAGCGCAACAACCAAGGGAAATGCAGCGCGATTTGATTATTATCACCGGGAAAAAAGAAAATGGGAACATGGACTTGCCTATCATTTTGTTATCGGCAACGGATCTTTTTCCGGAGACGGAGAGATTGAAGTAGGAAACCGATGGAAAAGACAAATTCATGGAGCGCACACAGCAAATGCGGCATGCAACCGTGTGGCAATAGGGATTTGTCTGGTTGGTGATTTTGAAAATTCAGATATTCCTACCGAGAACCAGATTGAGTCGTTGGTAAGACTTATTCAATATCTTTCCAGAAAATATAGTATTCCTTCATCAAATATATTACAACATAAACAGATACATCAGAAATGTACAGCCTGCCCTGGTAAAAATTTTCCGTTTGCGGAAATTAAAACGAGATTACTGCAAATCGCATCGAAGAGAAACGATCTTATTCAAGAATTATAA
- the pilM gene encoding pilus assembly protein PilM, which translates to MKLNYFKVTPKIINFKTHKLSRIFKQSGTKSAWGLDINECFIRVVKIIQVSNELLIDNISIIEIPQLKTETNISQSTHIKEAVQTFFTRYCIHKDDKVVVSVPGQSVLSRFISIPPVEKKQVKGIVSYEARQQIPFDLKDIVWDYQQLTEKTTNLNSIEIGLFASKRATLEQLLVNISPLESKLYAIQAAPLAIYNLVCFDQQIIGLTVIINSETDNTDLIIIDGQHFWLRSIPASQVDADLVKEIQRSMEYYKSLLKEAAHFQTILLMGSKFKELDNVKCITDAFACEVKIFKALHNLKLSGDVDSAFFNENILHFAPAFGLALQGIGLGRIKINLLPQELIRIAEIAKKKPYALASLGCLALSFMFQYSGLYTGTIHLQNSEAHYQKVLQNIKELEGNYKHAEALAQTSKAELGLISSIDSSRFIWPEVLDKLLSLIPNNVSLGDIQSFWIDEDAVVLSGQTLPGEAQPKKATTPTKPDATKKLLLMGIKGESLEPGMRFIEEHVLKPIQNLTLFDQKVAAFKNVEIVPGSSRQVENKDGQGDCISFEIRWIVKSDRDIRQEEDSLTLSNGTSTLLNKP; encoded by the coding sequence ATGAAATTAAACTATTTTAAGGTTACGCCTAAAATTATAAACTTTAAGACCCATAAGCTTTCCAGGATATTTAAACAATCCGGGACTAAATCTGCCTGGGGACTTGATATAAACGAATGCTTTATAAGGGTAGTAAAAATTATCCAGGTGTCCAATGAATTATTGATTGACAACATCAGTATTATTGAAATTCCACAGCTTAAAACCGAGACAAATATTTCACAATCCACTCATATCAAGGAGGCCGTCCAAACTTTTTTTACCAGATACTGCATCCATAAAGACGACAAGGTAGTCGTATCTGTCCCCGGGCAGTCCGTATTATCAAGGTTCATTAGCATACCTCCAGTAGAGAAAAAACAGGTGAAAGGTATCGTAAGTTATGAGGCAAGGCAGCAAATTCCCTTTGACCTCAAGGACATTGTTTGGGATTACCAACAATTAACAGAAAAGACTACTAACCTAAACAGTATAGAGATTGGTCTGTTTGCCTCTAAGCGAGCTACCCTTGAACAGTTGTTAGTCAATATCTCACCTCTTGAGTCTAAACTATATGCAATACAGGCCGCCCCTTTGGCTATTTACAATCTTGTTTGCTTTGATCAGCAAATCATCGGCTTAACGGTTATTATAAACTCAGAAACAGATAACACAGATCTCATTATCATTGATGGCCAACATTTCTGGCTGAGGAGCATCCCTGCTTCTCAGGTAGATGCCGACCTTGTGAAGGAAATCCAGAGATCTATGGAATACTACAAGTCTTTACTGAAAGAAGCGGCTCACTTTCAGACAATCTTGCTGATGGGAAGCAAATTTAAAGAATTAGATAACGTAAAATGTATTACCGATGCTTTTGCCTGTGAGGTAAAAATCTTTAAGGCCTTACACAATTTAAAATTGTCGGGTGATGTAGATTCTGCCTTTTTCAACGAGAATATCCTCCATTTTGCACCTGCATTTGGACTAGCGCTTCAGGGGATAGGATTAGGCAGAATAAAAATTAACTTGTTGCCGCAGGAACTGATCAGGATCGCGGAGATTGCAAAGAAAAAACCCTATGCCCTTGCCTCTCTCGGATGTCTTGCCCTGTCGTTCATGTTTCAATACTCCGGATTATATACCGGAACTATTCATCTTCAAAATTCGGAAGCTCATTATCAAAAAGTGTTACAAAACATAAAAGAACTCGAAGGAAATTACAAACATGCTGAAGCTCTTGCGCAAACAAGCAAGGCTGAGCTTGGCCTTATCTCCTCCATAGATTCTTCCCGGTTTATTTGGCCGGAAGTATTGGATAAATTACTCTCTTTAATACCGAACAACGTATCGCTCGGTGACATCCAGTCTTTCTGGATAGACGAAGACGCCGTAGTCTTATCAGGACAAACACTGCCAGGAGAGGCACAGCCGAAAAAAGCAACTACACCTACAAAACCCGATGCCACAAAAAAACTTCTTCTCATGGGAATCAAAGGAGAAAGCCTGGAGCCAGGTATGCGATTTATAGAAGAACACGTCCTAAAACCTATTCAAAATTTAACTCTTTTTGACCAAAAAGTTGCTGCATTCAAAAATGTGGAAATAGTGCCCGGTTCGTCTCGCCAGGTGGAGAACAAAGATGGCCAGGGGGACTGCATAAGTTTTGAGATACGATGGATCGTAAAATCAGACAGGGACATACGCCAGGAGGAAGATTCGCTAACGCTCAGCAACGGGACTTCAACGCTGCTGAATAAACCCTAA
- the miaA gene encoding tRNA (adenosine(37)-N6)-dimethylallyltransferase MiaA yields the protein MPIPLWILTGPTASGKTEIGLEITENTGMEIISADSMLVYRGMDIGTEKPSLDRRNKIPHHLIDIADPWEEYSVGQYVKDFDAVAQSLCRQGKQFIVIGGTALYLKALVDGLFEGPPADWEYRNSLKTLAREKGPHYLHTLLGEIDPEAAGKLHFNDQKRIIRALEVFKTTNRRISSFQTQFGHKNPKYDCMLVAIDYDRDALYNRIETRVDRMFDRGLVDEVRGLVSNPRGLSRQASQALGYKEIVDYFLGKYTFSEVSREIKQRTRRFAKRQMTWFRSFSGIHWIHAGRDKDAASLSGQVLQCFLDQKNKG from the coding sequence ATGCCAATACCCCTTTGGATACTTACAGGCCCTACGGCAAGCGGAAAGACAGAGATTGGCCTGGAAATCACCGAGAATACCGGTATGGAGATCATCTCGGCTGATTCGATGCTTGTCTATCGCGGTATGGATATTGGTACCGAGAAACCTTCTCTTGACAGAAGAAATAAAATTCCGCACCACTTGATTGATATCGCTGATCCCTGGGAAGAATACAGCGTCGGGCAGTATGTGAAAGATTTCGATGCTGTTGCTCAAAGTCTCTGTCGGCAAGGCAAACAATTCATCGTTATTGGCGGAACGGCTCTCTATTTAAAAGCTCTTGTGGATGGCTTGTTTGAAGGTCCTCCGGCAGATTGGGAATATCGCAATTCCTTAAAGACCCTTGCCAGGGAAAAAGGTCCGCATTATTTGCATACCCTGCTTGGTGAAATAGATCCTGAAGCTGCCGGGAAGCTGCATTTTAACGATCAGAAGAGGATCATCAGGGCACTCGAGGTTTTTAAGACAACCAATCGGCGGATATCATCGTTTCAAACGCAATTTGGCCACAAGAATCCGAAATACGATTGCATGCTTGTGGCAATTGATTATGATCGTGATGCCTTATATAACCGGATAGAAACACGGGTAGATCGTATGTTTGACCGCGGCTTGGTTGATGAAGTCAGGGGATTGGTAAGTAATCCCCGGGGGTTAAGCAGACAGGCCTCTCAGGCGCTTGGTTACAAAGAAATTGTTGATTATTTTCTGGGAAAGTACACCTTTTCAGAAGTTTCTCGTGAAATTAAACAGAGGACGCGGCGATTTGCAAAAAGGCAGATGACATGGTTCAGAAGTTTTTCCGGTATCCACTGGATTCATGCCGGGAGGGACAAAGACGCTGCTAGTCTTTCCGGACAAGTCCTCCAATGTTTTTTGGATCAAAAGAATAAAGGATAA